The Martelella endophytica genome contains the following window.
CTCAGCGTCGGAAAGTGCGATCGGCGCCGTCACATCGCCGGTGACATGAGAGGGAATGCCGGCCTTGATCTCCTCGAGCACGGCCCTGGCGGAACAGATCTGTCCCGGCGTGCAGTAACCGCACTGGAAACCGTCATGCTCGATGAAGGCGGCCTGCATCGGGTCGAGGTTATCGGGCGTGCCGATCCCCTCGATCGTGGTGACCTCGTCGCCCTCGTGCATGACCGCCAGCGACAGACAGGAATTGATCCGTCGACCGTTCACCGAAACGGTGCAGGCGCCACACTGGCCGTGGTCGCAGCCCTTCTTGGTGCCTGTCAGGCGCAGATGTTCACGGAGTGCATCGAGAAGTGTCACGCGATTGTCGACGCTGAGGGTCTGCTGCGTACCGTTGATCGTCATCGTTACGTCGGACACATCGGAACCGAGAGCTGAAGCAGCACCCGCCGCCTCCAGCACCGCTTCCCGTTGGTCAAGCTTGGAGCCGTTTGCTGCAGCCGCGGTTCCGGGCAGCAACGAGCGCCTACGCGGTTCGAAGTCTAAAGGCAGGGTCATGATCTCTCCTGTCGCGTGCGCCACGCGTTCAACGCGGCCGATCCCTTGATCAAGGGTAAATCGCTGACAGGGGTCGATCGTTCCGCAGACAATCGCTTTTCGCCGCAATAGGCCTATCGGCTTCATTCATGAGTGGCGCTCTCGCGCGCATCTTCCGGTGACCGCCCGCCACGGGCGATCGTCTGCCGATGACGCGTCGGACGGCCCTTGCGGTCAGCCTGCGTAATGCTCCAGCAGCCGGGACAGCCGCTCTGCACCGTCGAGGGTTTCCCGGCGCAGACGGTCGCGCAGTTCCTCGTCAGTGGTGGTGAGGAAGGGCACGGAAAGGGCGGCGATGACGACGCCGGTGTTGTCGCGGATCGGTGCGGCGAAGGCACTGACGCTGAGGCTGTACTCGCCCCGGTCCTCAGCCCAGCCCTGGGCGCGCACCGCGGCAAGCTCCTGCCTGAGCCGGTCCCGGTCGGTGATCGTGCGCTCGGTCAGCGCCACCGGGTTCTTGCGCAGCAGCCGCTCGCGCTCGTCCTCCGGCAGGTAGGCCATCAGCACCTTGCTGGTGCCGCCGGCATGCACCGGCAGATATTCGCCGATCTCGTAGCTGAGCGCATGCGGGCGTTTTGCCGTCGCCCCGGCCACCACCATGATCGCCCCATTCTCATAGACCGAGATCTTGCAGGACTGGCCGATATTCGCCGCCAGCGCATCGAGATCGGCCTGAAGATAGCGCGCCAGCGAGAAGAAACGCGAGGTCGGCGTGACGCGTGCGGCAAGCTCAAGGAAGCGATTTCCGAAAACATAGGTTCCCGGCGAGGTTTCGCGCAGCAGCCGCGCGTCCAGCAGCGAATTGAGGATCCGATAGACCGTCGACCGGGCAAGGCCTGTCTCCTCGACAAGCGCGGCCTGGCTGAGGCCGGAGGGCACGCGCTCCAGCGCATTGAGGATGATCACCATCCGCTCGATGGTCGGATTCCCGTTGGCGTTTGAATCGCTCATGGCTTGACTACCTCCCTGTTCAAGCATAGGATTTCTAATAAGAACTTATGAAGTTCATATATGAACCTTTAGGACTTGTCCATAGGTCGTTCGCGCCGGGAGGAAACAAAAGTGAAAATTGCAATGTGTCTCGAGCCCGCCATCTCGCCGAAGTGGCATTATGGCAGGGAAATGTGCGTTGAAGACGCCGTGGCGCTCCGCGACCAGACGCCTGAAGTACCGATTTGGGACCTGCCGACCCTTGCCCGCGCAATGAAGAATTTCGAGGACTTCGGCTACAAGGTGCGCGTTCTCGAAGGCTGGGTGCCGATGGAGAACTTCAAGCTCGGCAAGCCGGAAGGCGAGCAGGAAATGAGCCAGATGCTCGCGACCATCGAGAACATGGGCGCGCTTGGCATCGAAACGCTCTGCTACAGCTGGATGGCGGTCCATGGCTGGATGCGCACCTCGGTCACCGAACGCCTTCCTGGCGGCGCGCTCACCACCAGCTACGATCACTCGATCATCGAAAAGGACCCGCGCTCGCACCAGGGCATCATCGTCAGCGAGGACCAGCTCTGGACAACGCTCGAAGCCTTTCTGAAGCGCGCCGTACCGGTGGCCGAAAAGGCGGGCGTCAAGCTTGCCATGCATCCCGATGACCCGCCGCTTTCGCCGATCCTCGGCGTCAGCCGGATCATGAGCAGCGTCTCCTCCTTCGAACGGCTTCTGAAGCTCAACGACAGCCCGGCGAACGGCATTACCTTCTGCCAAGCCAATTTCGCCGCCATGGATGCCGACGTGCCTGCCGCGATCCGCAACCTCGGCAAGGATGGCCGCATTCACTTTGTCCATTTCCGCGATGTCGAGGGCGATGCCCGAAACTTGCGGGAAACCTTCCACGGCATGGGCAAGACCGACATGTACGAGACCATCAAGGCCTACATGGATATCGGCTTTGAGGGCGTCATGCGGCCGGACCATGCGCCGGTCATGTATGGCGAGACGAATGCGAACCCGGGCTATGAAGGCCTCGGCCGCATCTATGCCATCGGCTACATGCGCGGGCTCATCGAGGCGGCGGCCAAAGAACGGGCACGGTGAGCAAAATGGCATCGAAAACGCTCCCCGAAGGCTTCTCGACGCCTCCGGTGCCGGTGCGGCCACGCCGTCACCGCCCGGACTGGCTGATGGCCTATATCTTTCTGGCGCCCGCCGCCGCGATCTTCGCCGCCTTCATCGCCTATCCGCTGGTCGATGGCGTTTCCACCGCCTTCACCGACCGGATGATCGCCCAGGGTGGCGAATTCAACGGCGTCTCGAACTTCGTGACGCTGTTTTCCGACCCGGGCTTCGGCCGCGCCTCGCTGAACTCGCTGATGCTGACGCTCGGAACGGTCGCCGTGAAGCTCGTGCTCGGGCTGACCTTTGCCGTGCTGCTGTCGCAGAAGATGCCGGCGCGCGGCCTGATCCGGGCGCTTGCCTTTCTGCCCTGGGCCGTGCCCGGCATGATCGCCAGCCTCTCATGGAAGTGGATCTTCGACGAGCAGAGCGGCGTGCTTCAGTATCTGGTGCTGCAGCTCGGCCTGTCGGATCGGCCGATCTACTGGCTTTCCGACCCGTCGGTCGCGCTTTTTTCCGTCGCGATCGCCATGGTCTGGCAGGGGCTTCCCTTCTTCACCATGATGTTTGTCGCAGCGCTCGCCTCCGTGCCGTCGGATCTGAACGAGGCGGCCGCGATCGACGGCGCCGGCATCATCCGCCGGTTCTTCTCGGTGACACTGCCGCAGCTGCGTGGCGTCATCGCCGTCACCGTCATGCTGTCGACGATCTGGACCTTCAACTCCTTCGAGATGGTCTATGTGCTGACCGGCGGCGGGCCCGCCGGCAGAACCCACATCCTGCCGACGCTCGCTTACGAATATGCCATCACCCAGAGCCAGCTCGGCCTCGGTTCGGCAGTTATCGTTTCGGTCATCCCGGTCTTTGTCATTCTCATCTTCCTGCTGACCCAGCGCATGCTGAAGCAGGACGAGGCGTGAGGGGAGGAAATCATGGTCGAACGTCAAAGCACCAAGCTCATCCGCAACATCGTCACCACCATCGGCGTCATCATCGCGCTGTTCTGGTCGATGGCACCGGTCTATTGGGTCGCCGTCACTTCGTTCAAGCGGTCGCGCGAGATCTATGCGATCCCACCGACACTCTGGCCGGAGCAGTTCACGCTCGACAATTATCGTGCGGCGCTGTTTGAATCGCCCTTCCTGCACTACGTGATCAACTCGTTCCTGGTCGCGGTCGGGGTGACCATCGTCTCTGCCGTGGTCGGCGCCATGACCGCCTATCCGATCGCCCGCATGCGCTTCAAGGGACGTACGGTCACCGCGCGCCTGATCGTGACGGCCTATCTGCTGCCGCCGTCGCTGTTGTTCATCCCGCTGTTTCTCGTGCTTCAGCATCTCGGCCTGATCGATACCAAGACCGGCCTGATCGTCGCTTATCTCACCTTCACCGTGCCGTTCTGCACCTGGATGATGATCAGCTACTTCGCGACGATCCCGAAGGAGCTCGACGAGGCTGCGCTGATGGATGGCGCAAGCCGCGCCCAGATCCTGAGACGCGTGGTCCTGCCGATCGCCCGGCCTGGCATTGCGGTGGTCGCGCTGTTCGCCTTCACCCATGCCTGGAACGAGTTTCTCTATGCGCTCGTCTACGCCTACTCCGACGACGCCAAGACGTTCACCGCGGGCCTCGCCGGCCTGGTCATGGGGGACACATTCATCTGGGGCCAGCTGATGGCAAGTTCCGTCATCGCCATCGTCCCGATCCTGATCATCTACATCGTCGCCCAGCGCTACATTGTCGAAGGCCTCGCCGCCGGCAGCGTAAAGGGATGATGGAGCTGACTTCTCAACCAAGTGGAGGAATGACATGACTATCCTGAAACAAACGCTTCTGGCTTCGGCGGTGGTGCTGACCGCCGCCGGCGCTCAGGCGCAGGAACTCAACATCTGGGGCCTTCAGGCCTTCAATCAGCAGGCCGATGCCCTGATCGGCCAGATGGCCGAGGAGTTCGGCGAGGAAAAGGGCATTGACGTCAACTACGTCATCGTGCCGGCCAATGTGCTGACCCAGCGCCTCGCCTCCGCCTTCGAGGGCCAGTCCTCCCCGGACGCCTTCATGCAGCTCGGCCAGAACACCCAGTATTATGCCGCTGCCGGCATGACGCAGCCGATGGATGACGTGCTGGAATCGATGCGCGCCCACGAAGGCGGCATCTACGAGAGCATGGTGCCGCAGGCGATCTATGACGGCGAAGCCCACTCCGTGCCGATCGAGATCGACCTCGTGCCGATGTTCGCGCGCAAGGACCTGATCGAGGAAGCCGGCATGGAAATGCCGACGACCTGGCAGGAACTGCGCGAGGTCTCCAAGGCCATCGTCGAGAAGAACCCGCAATATACCGGCCTCGGCCTGCCGCTCTCAAACGCCAATGATGCCGAATCCGACCTGCGCATCCTGATCTGGTCGTTCGGTGGCGCGATGTTTGCCGACGACAACACCACGGTGACCTGGAACTCCCCAGAGACGATCGCCGCCTACCAGTACATCAAGGACATGTTCGACGAAGGCACGATCCCGCGGTCGGTGCTGACCTGGGACGACGGCGGCAACAACACGGCCTACCAGACCGGCCGCGCCGCCTTCATCATGAACCCGCCAAGCGTCTATTCCTGGATGGTTGAAAACGATCCCGAACTTCTGGAAGACACGGCGATCATCAGCATTCCGGCCGGTGTCGAAGGCCAGGAAAGCGGCTCGACCATGCTCGGCTCGTTCTCCTGGATGATCTCCAGCCAGAGCGAACAGGCCGATCTCGCCAAGGAATGGATCGAGTTCTTCTTTGAGCCGGAACACTATCAGGAACTGATCGAGGTTACCGGCGGGCGCTGGTTCCCGATCTTCCCGGGCATGGCGAAGTCGATGCCGCTGTTCACCGACAACCCGGCCTTTGCGGACTTCGACGACCTCGCCCGCAACGGTCTGACCATCGGTTACGAGGGCGCGCCGACGCCGCTGGCCTCTGAAGTCTATACCTCGAAGATCATCTCGAACTCGGTCCAGCGCATGCTGGTCGACGGTCAGAGCCCGGAAGAAGCCGTGCAGTGGGCAACCGACCAGATCGAGGCGCTGGCTGCCAAGTAACAACCTCTCCCATCACGACAACGCCGGGGGCGGAGCAATCCGGCCCCGGCAGCAGAAAACCACGACATATCCGAGCGCGTGAGAAGCGCGGCCCGCGATTTCCAGACAGGAATACCCTATGCAAATTCCAACCATCGAACGCCCCCCGAAGGAACTCGTGAAGGCTCTCGCGGATATCGGCACCGCGACCATCAGCGGTGAGATGCACAAGCTCGGCATCCGGGATCCGCATATCTGCGGCCCGGTGCCCTTCTGCGGTAACCGCGAGATCCCGACGGTCGCCGGCCCGGCCCTGACGCTGCAGTTTCTGCCCAAGCGGGAAGACGTCTACGACATCGACGAATATGAAAACCCGGAAGCCCAGATGCACCGCCAGGTGCTCTACCAGGTCGAAGAGGGCGACGTCGTCGTCGTCGACGCCCGCGGCGACATGCGCAGCGGTATCTTCGGCGAGATGATGGTGACCTACATGGCCGGCCGCGGTGGCGCCGGCATCGTCGTGGACGGCTGCATCCGCGACAGCCGCAAGGCGCTGGCCACCGGACTGCCGATGTGGGTGCGCGGCACCACGCCGAACTACCACACGCAGACGAGCCTGTTTCCGCATGCCGTCAACGTGCCGATCGCCTGTGGCGGCGTGCTTGTCATGCCCGGCGACATCATCGTCGCCGATGCAGACGGCGCGGTGACCGTGCCCGTCGTGCTGGCGGAAAAGGTCCTGGCGGTGGCGAGCGAACACGCCGAATGGGAAGATTTCTCGCGGCTGCGCCTCTCCGAAGGAGGCGACCTCAGGAAATACTATCCGCTGCACGCATCGGCTCGCACCGAATACGAGGCCTGGCGCGCGTCCCAAGCGCCCAAGCATCGCTGACGCGTACGGGTCGTAACGACCATCAGGAGGAATGATCCATGGCGAGTGTTTCGCTTTCGAAAATCACCAAGTCTTTTGGCTCCGTCGAGGTGCTTCACGGCATCGACCTCGAGATCGAAAAGGGCGAGTTCATCGTGTTTGTCGGGCCGTCGGGCTGCGGCAAGTCGACGATGCTGCGCATCATCGCCGGGCTCGAGGAGATCACCAGCGGGACGCTGAAAATCGACGACGCCGTTTCAAACGGCATTCCGCCCGGTGAACGCGGCATCGCCATGGTCTTCCAGTCCTATGCGCTCTATCCGCATATGACCGTCTATGAAAACATGGCCTTCGGGCTGAAGGTTTCCGGCATGGCCAAGGCGGAGATCGACAAGCGCGTCCGCCGTGCCGCAGAAATGCTGCAGCTGACGGCCTATCTCGACCGGCACCCGCGCAACCTCTCCGGCGGCCAGCGCCAGCGCGTTGCCATCGGTCGTGCGGTGACGCGCGATCCGAAGGTGTTTCTGTTCGACGAGCCGCTTTCCAACCTCGATGCGGCCCTGCGCGTGGCAACCCGCATCGAGATCGCCGACCTGAAGGACAAGATGCCCGATTCGACGATGATCTACGTGACGCATGATCAGGTCGAGGCGATGACGCTCGCCGACCGGATCGTGGTGTTTCGCGATGGTCGTATCGAGCAGATCGGCACGCCGCTCGAACTCTACGACACACCGCAGAACCTGTTTGTCGCCCGCTTCATCGGTTCACCGGAGATGAACATTCTCAAGGGCACGCTCGAAATTTCAGGCGCCTCGGCAGGGCTGAAACTTGCCGAAACCAGCGTCCAGCTCGGGGAAAACACGCCGTTTTCGGCAAGCGACAATGGTCGCACCGTTCAGGTCGGCATCCGGCCGGAGCATCTGTTCCAGGCGGATGCATCGACGTCAAACCTCACCGGCAAGACGCTCTTTGCCGAAAAGCTCGGCGAACTGACCGTGCTGCACATGGAGGTCGATCCCTCCATGGAGCATGCGCTGATCGCCAAGGTTCCGGGCCACCATGACGCCCGGCGCGGCGATGCCGTCCATCTCGGTTTCAAGGCCGAGAACCTTCACTTCTTCGGTGAAGACGGTACCCGGCTGCAGCAAACGCTCGTCGCCTGATCGAGCTCGCGATCCCGCGCTTCCCGGCGTTTCTCGCGAAGCGCCGGGCAAACGTGCGCCCCGGCGCAGATATCGGGCGCCGAGGCGTCAAAAGGGCTATCGGAGCCGGCCGGCCATCAGCCGACCGAACTCTCTCGTACCGTTACTTCATGCGCCGACCGCACGCAGCGTGTCATCGACATACCGCTTGGCACGCGGCACGTCTTCCTCATCGAGGTGCTCGATGATCAGCGGGATGTTCGGGTTCAGCTCGTGCAGGCGCTCGATGTAGAGCGGGTAGTTGAGAATGCCGAGCCCGGCGGCCGGCAGCTCCACGGCGCCGGCGCCACGGAAGGTGTTGGCTTCCGGTCCGTCGATGGCGACGTGCTTTTCGCTCTGGTCCTCAGCCACCTTGCAGTCCTTCGCATGGGCGATCTTGATCCTGTCACCCAGCGCGTTGAACATCCTGTTGATGGTGCCGTCGACATCGTTGATGGTGGTCTCGTCGAAATAATTCGTCGGGTCCATCAGCATGCCGAGGCCGGGATGGCGCAGGTCGGCAAAGAGCCGCAGCACTTCATCCACCGAACCGATGACGTTGTTGACGTAGTTCTCGACCAGGAACACCGCGCCATGGTCATAGGCTTCCTGCGCCAGCTCGGCGATGACCTTCAGCGCTTCCTCGTAACCTTCCTCGGTCTTGTTGCGCGGG
Protein-coding sequences here:
- the paoA gene encoding aldehyde dehydrogenase iron-sulfur subunit PaoA, which produces MTLPLDFEPRRRSLLPGTAAAANGSKLDQREAVLEAAGAASALGSDVSDVTMTINGTQQTLSVDNRVTLLDALREHLRLTGTKKGCDHGQCGACTVSVNGRRINSCLSLAVMHEGDEVTTIEGIGTPDNLDPMQAAFIEHDGFQCGYCTPGQICSARAVLEEIKAGIPSHVTGDVTAPIALSDAEIRERMSGNICRCGAYSNILAAINQVAEEQA
- a CDS encoding IclR family transcriptional regulator, producing the protein MSDSNANGNPTIERMVIILNALERVPSGLSQAALVEETGLARSTVYRILNSLLDARLLRETSPGTYVFGNRFLELAARVTPTSRFFSLARYLQADLDALAANIGQSCKISVYENGAIMVVAGATAKRPHALSYEIGEYLPVHAGGTSKVLMAYLPEDERERLLRKNPVALTERTITDRDRLRQELAAVRAQGWAEDRGEYSLSVSAFAAPIRDNTGVVIAALSVPFLTTTDEELRDRLRRETLDGAERLSRLLEHYAG
- a CDS encoding mannonate dehydratase; amino-acid sequence: MKIAMCLEPAISPKWHYGREMCVEDAVALRDQTPEVPIWDLPTLARAMKNFEDFGYKVRVLEGWVPMENFKLGKPEGEQEMSQMLATIENMGALGIETLCYSWMAVHGWMRTSVTERLPGGALTTSYDHSIIEKDPRSHQGIIVSEDQLWTTLEAFLKRAVPVAEKAGVKLAMHPDDPPLSPILGVSRIMSSVSSFERLLKLNDSPANGITFCQANFAAMDADVPAAIRNLGKDGRIHFVHFRDVEGDARNLRETFHGMGKTDMYETIKAYMDIGFEGVMRPDHAPVMYGETNANPGYEGLGRIYAIGYMRGLIEAAAKERAR
- a CDS encoding carbohydrate ABC transporter permease — its product is MASKTLPEGFSTPPVPVRPRRHRPDWLMAYIFLAPAAAIFAAFIAYPLVDGVSTAFTDRMIAQGGEFNGVSNFVTLFSDPGFGRASLNSLMLTLGTVAVKLVLGLTFAVLLSQKMPARGLIRALAFLPWAVPGMIASLSWKWIFDEQSGVLQYLVLQLGLSDRPIYWLSDPSVALFSVAIAMVWQGLPFFTMMFVAALASVPSDLNEAAAIDGAGIIRRFFSVTLPQLRGVIAVTVMLSTIWTFNSFEMVYVLTGGGPAGRTHILPTLAYEYAITQSQLGLGSAVIVSVIPVFVILIFLLTQRMLKQDEA
- a CDS encoding carbohydrate ABC transporter permease, which gives rise to MVERQSTKLIRNIVTTIGVIIALFWSMAPVYWVAVTSFKRSREIYAIPPTLWPEQFTLDNYRAALFESPFLHYVINSFLVAVGVTIVSAVVGAMTAYPIARMRFKGRTVTARLIVTAYLLPPSLLFIPLFLVLQHLGLIDTKTGLIVAYLTFTVPFCTWMMISYFATIPKELDEAALMDGASRAQILRRVVLPIARPGIAVVALFAFTHAWNEFLYALVYAYSDDAKTFTAGLAGLVMGDTFIWGQLMASSVIAIVPILIIYIVAQRYIVEGLAAGSVKG
- a CDS encoding ABC transporter substrate-binding protein; its protein translation is MTILKQTLLASAVVLTAAGAQAQELNIWGLQAFNQQADALIGQMAEEFGEEKGIDVNYVIVPANVLTQRLASAFEGQSSPDAFMQLGQNTQYYAAAGMTQPMDDVLESMRAHEGGIYESMVPQAIYDGEAHSVPIEIDLVPMFARKDLIEEAGMEMPTTWQELREVSKAIVEKNPQYTGLGLPLSNANDAESDLRILIWSFGGAMFADDNTTVTWNSPETIAAYQYIKDMFDEGTIPRSVLTWDDGGNNTAYQTGRAAFIMNPPSVYSWMVENDPELLEDTAIISIPAGVEGQESGSTMLGSFSWMISSQSEQADLAKEWIEFFFEPEHYQELIEVTGGRWFPIFPGMAKSMPLFTDNPAFADFDDLARNGLTIGYEGAPTPLASEVYTSKIISNSVQRMLVDGQSPEEAVQWATDQIEALAAK
- a CDS encoding ribonuclease activity regulator RraA, with the protein product MQIPTIERPPKELVKALADIGTATISGEMHKLGIRDPHICGPVPFCGNREIPTVAGPALTLQFLPKREDVYDIDEYENPEAQMHRQVLYQVEEGDVVVVDARGDMRSGIFGEMMVTYMAGRGGAGIVVDGCIRDSRKALATGLPMWVRGTTPNYHTQTSLFPHAVNVPIACGGVLVMPGDIIVADADGAVTVPVVLAEKVLAVASEHAEWEDFSRLRLSEGGDLRKYYPLHASARTEYEAWRASQAPKHR
- a CDS encoding ABC transporter ATP-binding protein; the encoded protein is MASVSLSKITKSFGSVEVLHGIDLEIEKGEFIVFVGPSGCGKSTMLRIIAGLEEITSGTLKIDDAVSNGIPPGERGIAMVFQSYALYPHMTVYENMAFGLKVSGMAKAEIDKRVRRAAEMLQLTAYLDRHPRNLSGGQRQRVAIGRAVTRDPKVFLFDEPLSNLDAALRVATRIEIADLKDKMPDSTMIYVTHDQVEAMTLADRIVVFRDGRIEQIGTPLELYDTPQNLFVARFIGSPEMNILKGTLEISGASAGLKLAETSVQLGENTPFSASDNGRTVQVGIRPEHLFQADASTSNLTGKTLFAEKLGELTVLHMEVDPSMEHALIAKVPGHHDARRGDAVHLGFKAENLHFFGEDGTRLQQTLVA
- a CDS encoding sugar phosphate isomerase/epimerase family protein; this encodes MIPVGIFTGYFPYDLNTVIDKLKGHGFSTAQLDLSFKDMDFSAGNITREKCHTVRNAFRDANLPICAISGYTNIIHPDKQERARRVGYLKEIIRHARDCGTPYVISETGTYNVESDWVHDPRNKTEEGYEEALKVIAELAQEAYDHGAVFLVENYVNNVIGSVDEVLRLFADLRHPGLGMLMDPTNYFDETTINDVDGTINRMFNALGDRIKIAHAKDCKVAEDQSEKHVAIDGPEANTFRGAGAVELPAAGLGILNYPLYIERLHELNPNIPLIIEHLDEEDVPRAKRYVDDTLRAVGA